In one Babylonia areolata isolate BAREFJ2019XMU chromosome 12, ASM4173473v1, whole genome shotgun sequence genomic region, the following are encoded:
- the LOC143288352 gene encoding ras-related protein Rab-35-like, protein MAGKTQRNYDHLLKVILIGNSGVGKPALMVRFHRLHSSPDQTLAFQAWVEFVVGTLDVDGERVKLQVWDTAGQERFRTITSAYYRGTQGILLVYDVKDRGSFDSISGWLSSIAEHSEGLCKILVGNNNDDPDRKVVTTEEAQSLAEQNGMQLFEINSQDDSQVEQMFLALARMILKTKKEKAPPEAPTTLEEGKGTQSKCAVM, encoded by the exons ATGgcgggaaagacacagagaaattaCGATCATCTCCTCAAGGTGATACTGATCGGAAACTCTG GTGTTGGGAAACCAGCGTTGATGGTCAGGTTCCATCGTCTACACTCCA GTCCAGACCAGACCTTGGCATTTCAAGCTTGGGTGGAGTTTGTTGTGGGCACGCTGGATGTTGACGGAGAGCGAGTGAAGCTTCAAGTATGGGACACTGCGGGGCAGGAGAGGTTCAGGACCATCACCTCAGC ATACTACCGAGGAACTCAAGGGATCCTGCTGGTGTATGATGTCAAAGACAGGGGCTCTTTTGACAGCATCAGTGGATGGCTGTCCAGCATTGCCGAACACAGCGAGGGACTATGCAAAATACTGG TTGGAAACAACAACGATGACCCTGACCGCAAAGTGGTGACCACTGAGGAGGCCCAGTCTTTGGCAGAGCAGAATGGAATGCAGCTGTTTGAGATCAACTCCCAGGACGACTCACAAGTGGAGCAG atgtttcttgcCTTGGCCAGAATGATactgaagacgaagaaagaaaaggcacCGCCAGAGGCACCTACAACACTGGAAGAGGGAAAGGGCACGCAGTCTAAGTGTGCTGTGATGTAG